A DNA window from Corallococcus soli contains the following coding sequences:
- a CDS encoding HEAT repeat domain-containing protein → MEVKMSRSEPLSQEQRESALKDIQGPDRSVIVPAAKALSEDRTTTSRLLELLDVESHVDARHGILYALSWHADLGTWDLMVRILADPQEAPNVRGQAAEGLSYMFYQVKLDSKEAEAAIKALLAALKDPSPEVRYCAINTLGATGHLPLIPVLKEMLADQTPVPGWVGTVGEEASRALDWIGRAHSQRLKDGL, encoded by the coding sequence CTCAAAGACATTCAGGGACCAGACCGCAGTGTCATCGTTCCAGCGGCCAAGGCCCTGTCGGAGGATAGAACGACCACATCGAGACTGCTCGAGTTGCTAGATGTCGAGAGTCATGTGGATGCGAGGCATGGGATTCTCTATGCGCTCTCGTGGCACGCCGATCTCGGGACGTGGGACCTCATGGTTCGCATCCTCGCGGACCCGCAGGAGGCCCCCAATGTACGGGGGCAGGCCGCGGAGGGTCTGTCCTATATGTTCTATCAAGTGAAGTTGGATTCGAAGGAGGCTGAAGCCGCCATCAAGGCGCTGCTCGCTGCCCTGAAGGACCCTTCGCCCGAGGTTCGCTACTGCGCCATCAACACACTTGGCGCGACCGGGCATCTCCCGCTCATTCCCGTGCTGAAGGAGATGTTGGCGGATCAGACGCCGGTGCCGGGGTGGGTCGGTACAGTGGGCGAGGAGGCATCCCGGGCACTTGATTGGATTGGGAGGGCGCACTCGCAGCGCCTCAAGGACGGGCTCTGA